In Clupea harengus chromosome 1, Ch_v2.0.2, whole genome shotgun sequence, one DNA window encodes the following:
- the spag9a gene encoding sperm associated antigen 9a isoform X4 has translation MELEDGVVYQDDPGTTAMMSERVSGLASSIYREFERLIGKYDEDVVKELMPLVVAVLENLDSVFAENQEHEVELELLKEDNEQLITQYEREKALRKHAEEKFIEFEDSQEQEKKDLQKNVERMGSQSRQLELKIKNYVDQISRLEEREAELKKEFNSLHQRHTEMIHNYMEHVERIKLQQSGEASDTGTLGRIRKERPLSLGIFPTPGGNAALTPEVLGRGETPGTEGWRFNDLTHPRSNASLKDELSDLTPMSTTASELGDGPDRNSKNMEVPAAPGTKSVSIGLADNEDKSDVQAIIESTPELDMDLSGYKGASTPTKGIENIAFDRNTESLFEELSSAGSGLIGDVDEGADLLVEYSGMGREVENLILENTQLLETKNALNVVKNDLIVRLDELICEKEGLQDDLDAVLEAKSKLEEKNKELDDEMKKMRVETEEAKKKTTDEDEEWDVQSDVTTAQRKRFTRVEMARVLMERNQYKERLMELQEAVRWTEMIRASRGNPDTSEKKKSSIWQFFSRLFSSSGSTTTSPALRKTPELGSNVKYNAPGSMMRKSSTFSQFPTEKSKAFDFLSEGLDPCSSPSRREMKRSQYREVKAHVQKEDGRQQAHGWSLPSKSKATNGGQVENKNLPVPVYLKPLELKDTAMKVWCAAGVNLSGGRLRDGSPLLAESGVAETDCLKQRKGSQSSLDQLEQQPQPEQDPQAEMSSRVWLCASTNSATKVLIMDASQPGTPMESFYVCNSHVLCIASVPGVLESDYPAGEEVPQDLEAGQGQGQGEGSLSGSVGSGGSDGALSGVSAVGCTSEGPPGGATSQPGGSPAGHSPRVNLSREASPDEDGVATAEEATEATEDEEEGHGAEPSQPGIYTEHVFTDPLGAQPTEPNSTTDTQAREVLGEADGGSPDSILQDSALDESQRMSSTLATMWMGAQNGCLYVHSAVARWKKCLHAVKLKDSILNIVHVKGRVLVALSDGTLAIFHRGQDCQWDLTNYHLLDLGRPHHSIRCMTVVHDKVWCGYRNKIYIVQPKAMRIEKSFDAHPRKESQVRQLAWVGDGIWVSIRLDSTLRLFHAHTFQHLQDVDIEPYVSKMLGTGKLGFSFVRITALMVSSSKLWVGTGNGVIISIPLSDGNKSAHGTPSRPGRAVRFYGEESVDNATPGSFVPYCSMAHAQLCFHGHRDAVKFFVAVPGQVSVPGLASVEVGPADPEAPSTDAQTQQLPQSMLVMSGGEGYIDFRQGDEGGETDEPLDSTMMRPAGATKTERSHIIVWQVATGDE, from the exons atggAGTTGGAGGACGGAGTTGTGTACCAGGACGACCCGGGGACAACGGCTATGATGTCGGAAAGGGTCTCGGGCCTGGCCAGCTCTATTTACCGTGAATTTGAAAGGCTCATAGGGAAATACGACGAAGACGTTGTAAAAGAACTTATGCCGCTTGTTGTCGCGGTGCTGGAGAATCTGGATTCTGTTTTCGCAGAGAATCAGGAGCATGAAGTCGAGCTCGAACTGCTCAAGGAGGACAACGAGCAGCTCATCACCCAGTACGAGCGGGAGAAAGCACTAAGGAAGCATGCAGAGGAG AAGTTCATTGAGTTTGAAGACAGCcaggagcaggagaagaaggACCTTCAGAAGAATGTGGAGAGGATGGGATCTCAATCTCGCCAGCTTGAGCTCAAGATCAAGAACTACGTCGACCAAA TCAGCCGGCTGGAGGAGCGCGAGGCTGAGTTGAAGAAGGAGTTTAATTCACTCCATCAGCGCCACACAGAG ATGATCCATAACTACATGGAGCACGTGGAGCGTATTAAACTCCAACAGAGCGGAGAAGCGTCAGACACAGGAACTCTGGGAAGAATTCG GAAAGAGCGCCCCCTGTCTTTGGGGATCTTCCCCACGCCAGGCGGGAACGCTGCCCTCACCCCCGAGGTGCTCGGAAGGGGCGAGACGCCGGGTACGGAGGGCTGGAGATTCAACGACCTCACCCACCCACGCTCCAATGCCAGCCTCAAG GACGAGCTATCCGATTTGACCCCGATGTCCACCACAGCCTCGGAGCTTGGGGATGGTCCGGACAGGAACAGCAAAAACATGGAGGTGCCAGCCGCCCCCGGAACCAAGTCAGTTTCCATCG GTTTGGCTGATAATGAGGACAAATCCGATGTGCAGGCCATCATCGAGTCCACGCCAGAGCTGGACATGGACCTCAGTGGCTACAAGGGAgccag CACACCGACTAAAGGCATTGAGAACATAGCGTTTGATCGTAACACAGAGTCCCTGTTTGAGGAGCTGTCCTCCGCTGGCAGTGGCCTGATCGGAGATGTGGACGAGGGGGCCGACCTGTTAG tggaGTACTCTG GTATGGGTCGGGAAGTAGAGAACCTAATTCtagaaaacacacagctgctggAAACAAA AAATGCCCTGAACGTGGTGAAGAACGACCTAATTGTGCGCTTGGATGAGCTGATCTGTGAGAAGGAGGGGCTCCAGGACGATCTGGACGCTGTGCTGGAGGCCAAGAGCaagctggaggagaagaacaaggaGCTGGATGATGAGATGAAGAA gatgcgggtggagactGAGGAGGCCAAGAAGAAGACCACAGATGAGGATGAG gAATGGGATGTGCAGAGTGACGTGACGACGGCCCAGAGGAAGCGCTTCACGCGGGTGGAGATGGCCCGTGTGCTGATGGAGAGGAACCAGTACAAGGAGAGGCTCATGGAGCTGCAGGAGGCCGTCAGGTGGACCGAGATGATCCG gGCTTCACGGGGTAACCCTGACACCAGTGAGAAGAAGAAATCCAGCATCTGGCAATT ctTCAGCCGGCTCTTCAGCTCGTCGGGCTCCACGACGACCAGCCCGGCCCTGAGGAAGACTCCGGAGCTGGGCTCCAACGTGAAGTACAACGCCCCTGGCTCCATGATGAGGAAGAGCAGCACCTTCTCGCAATTCCCCACCGAGAAGTCCAAAGCCTTCGACTTCCTCAGCGAAGG GCTGGACCCGTGCAGCTCCCCGTCCCGGCGGGAGATGAAGCGCTCTCAGTACCGCGAGGTGAAGGCCCACGTGCAGAAGGAGGACGGGCGCCAGCAGGCCCACGGCTGGAGCCTCCCCAGCAAGTCCaag GCCACGAATGGAGGACAGGTTGAGAATAAGAACTTGCCTGTTCCTGTGTACCTGAAGCCCCTGGAGCTCAAAGATACTGCCATGAAG gtgTGGTGTGCGGCCGGAGTCAACCTCTCAGGAGGTAGGCTCCGAGACGGGAGCCCCCTGCTGGCGGAGAGCGGCGTAGCAGAGACTGATTGTCTCAAACAGAGGAAAGGTTCCCAGAGCAGCCTGGAccagctggagcagcagccACAG cCGGAGCAGGACCCCCAGGCGGAGATGTCCAGCCGCGTGTGGCTCTGCGCCAGCACCAACTCGGCCACCAAGGTCCTGATCATGGACGCCAGCCAGCCCGGCACGCCGATGGAGAGCTTCTACGTCTGCAACTCCCACGTGCTCTGCATCGCCAGCGTGCCAG GTGTACTGGAGTCGGACTACCCCGCTGGAGAGGAGGTGCCTCAGGACCTGGAGgcggggcaggggcaggggcagggggagggctCTCTGTCGGGCTCGGTGGGCTCTGGGGGCAGCGACGGGGCGCTGAGCGGCGTGTCAGCCGTGGGCTGCACCTCTGAggggccaccagggggcgccacGTCTCAACCCGGGGGATCCCCAGCAGGGCACAGCCCCAGAG TGAATCTCTCCAGGGAGGCCAGTCCGGACGAGGACGGCGTGGCCACGGCCGAGGAGGCGACAGAGGCCacggaggatgaggaggagggccATGGCGCGGAGCCCAGCCAACCTGGCATCTACACGGAGCACGTGTTCACCGACCCGTTAGGTGCCCAGCCTACGGAACCCAactcaaccacagacacacaagccag GGAGGTGCTGGGGGAGGCTGACGGTGGCTCCCCAGACTCCATCCTGCAAGACTCTGCACTAGACGAGAGCCAGAGGATGAGCAGCACCCTGGCCACCATGTGGATGGGCGCCCAGAATGGATG TTTGTACGTTCACTCGGCGGTGGCGCGCTGGAAGAAGTGCCTTCATGCTGTCAAGCTCAAAGATTCCATCTTAAACATTGT GCACGTGAAAGGCCGTGTCCTGGTAGCCCTGTCTGATGGGACTCTGGCCATCTTCCACAGAGGGCAAG ACTGCCAGTGGGACCTGACCAACTACCACCTGCTGGACCTGGGCCGGCCGCACCACTCCATCCGCTGCATGACGGTCGTCCACGATAAGGTGTGGTGTGGCTATCGCAACAAGATCTACATCGTCCAGCCCAAGGCCATGAGGATAGAg AAATCCTTCGATGCCCACCCTCGCAAAGAGAGCCAGGTCCGACAGCTGGCGTGGGTGGGGGACGGCATCTGGGTGTCCATCCGACTGGACTCCACCCTCCGCCTCTTCCATGCCCACACCTTCCAGCACCTCCAGGATGTGGACATCGAGCCGTACGTCAGCAAGATGCTGG GCACGGGCAAGCTGGGCTTCTCCTTCGTGAGGATCACCGCACTCATGGTGTCCTCCAGCAAGCTGTGGGTGGGAACAGGGAACGGCGTCATcatctccatccccctctcagACG GAAACAAATCAGCCCACGGCACCCCGAGCCGCCCAGGCCGTGCTGTCCGTTTCTATGGAGAAGAGAGTGTGGACAATGCCACGCCAGGCTCCTTCGTACCCTATTGCTCCATGGCCCACGCTCAGCTCTGTTTCCATGGCCACCGAGATGCAGTCAAGTTCTTTGTAGCAGTGCCAG GTCAGGTGTCTGTCCCTGGCTTAGCAAGTGTGGAGGTAGGCCCAGCAGACCCTGAGGCCCCGTCGACAGATGCCCAAACACAGCAGCTACCCCAGAGCATGCTGGTGATGAGCGGTGGTGAGGGGTACATCGACTTTAGACAGG gtgaTGAGGGTGGGGAGACGGACGAGCCTCTGGACTCCACCATGATGCGACCAGCGGGCGCCACCAAGACCGAGCGTAGCCACATCATCGTCTGGCAGGTTGCCACTGGTGACGAGTGA
- the spag9a gene encoding sperm associated antigen 9a isoform X5, with product MELEDGVVYQDDPGTTAMMSERVSGLASSIYREFERLIGKYDEDVVKELMPLVVAVLENLDSVFAENQEHEVELELLKEDNEQLITQYEREKALRKHAEEKFIEFEDSQEQEKKDLQKNVERMGSQSRQLELKIKNYVDQISRLEEREAELKKEFNSLHQRHTEMIHNYMEHVERIKLQQSGEASDTGTLGRIRKERPLSLGIFPTPGGNAALTPEVLGRGETPGTEGWRFNDLTHPRSNASLKDELSDLTPMSTTASELGDGPDRNSKNMEVPAAPGTKSVSIGLADNEDKSDVQAIIESTPELDMDLSGYKGASTPTKGIENIAFDRNTESLFEELSSAGSGLIGDVDEGADLLGMGREVENLILENTQLLETKNALNVVKNDLIVRLDELICEKEGLQDDLDAVLEAKSKLEEKNKELDDEMKKMRVETEEAKKKTTDEDEEWDVQSDVTTAQRKRFTRVEMARVLMERNQYKERLMELQEAVRWTEMIRASRGNPDTSEKKKSSIWQFFSRLFSSSGSTTTSPALRKTPELGSNVKYNAPGSMMRKSSTFSQFPTEKSKAFDFLSEGLDPCSSPSRREMKRSQYREVKAHVQKEDGRQQAHGWSLPSKSKATNGGQVENKNLPVPVYLKPLELKDTAMKVWCAAGVNLSGGRLRDGSPLLAESGVAETDCLKQRKGSQSSLDQLEQQPQPEQDPQAEMSSRVWLCASTNSATKVLIMDASQPGTPMESFYVCNSHVLCIASVPGVLESDYPAGEEVPQDLEAGQGQGQGEGSLSGSVGSGGSDGALSGVSAVGCTSEGPPGGATSQPGGSPAGHSPRVNLSREASPDEDGVATAEEATEATEDEEEGHGAEPSQPGIYTEHVFTDPLGAQPTEPNSTTDTQAREVLGEADGGSPDSILQDSALDESQRMSSTLATMWMGAQNGCLYVHSAVARWKKCLHAVKLKDSILNIVHVKGRVLVALSDGTLAIFHRGQDCQWDLTNYHLLDLGRPHHSIRCMTVVHDKVWCGYRNKIYIVQPKAMRIEKSFDAHPRKESQVRQLAWVGDGIWVSIRLDSTLRLFHAHTFQHLQDVDIEPYVSKMLGTGKLGFSFVRITALMVSSSKLWVGTGNGVIISIPLSDGNKSAHGTPSRPGRAVRFYGEESVDNATPGSFVPYCSMAHAQLCFHGHRDAVKFFVAVPGQVSVPGLASVEVGPADPEAPSTDAQTQQLPQSMLVMSGGEGYIDFRQGDEGGETDEPLDSTMMRPAGATKTERSHIIVWQVATGDE from the exons atggAGTTGGAGGACGGAGTTGTGTACCAGGACGACCCGGGGACAACGGCTATGATGTCGGAAAGGGTCTCGGGCCTGGCCAGCTCTATTTACCGTGAATTTGAAAGGCTCATAGGGAAATACGACGAAGACGTTGTAAAAGAACTTATGCCGCTTGTTGTCGCGGTGCTGGAGAATCTGGATTCTGTTTTCGCAGAGAATCAGGAGCATGAAGTCGAGCTCGAACTGCTCAAGGAGGACAACGAGCAGCTCATCACCCAGTACGAGCGGGAGAAAGCACTAAGGAAGCATGCAGAGGAG AAGTTCATTGAGTTTGAAGACAGCcaggagcaggagaagaaggACCTTCAGAAGAATGTGGAGAGGATGGGATCTCAATCTCGCCAGCTTGAGCTCAAGATCAAGAACTACGTCGACCAAA TCAGCCGGCTGGAGGAGCGCGAGGCTGAGTTGAAGAAGGAGTTTAATTCACTCCATCAGCGCCACACAGAG ATGATCCATAACTACATGGAGCACGTGGAGCGTATTAAACTCCAACAGAGCGGAGAAGCGTCAGACACAGGAACTCTGGGAAGAATTCG GAAAGAGCGCCCCCTGTCTTTGGGGATCTTCCCCACGCCAGGCGGGAACGCTGCCCTCACCCCCGAGGTGCTCGGAAGGGGCGAGACGCCGGGTACGGAGGGCTGGAGATTCAACGACCTCACCCACCCACGCTCCAATGCCAGCCTCAAG GACGAGCTATCCGATTTGACCCCGATGTCCACCACAGCCTCGGAGCTTGGGGATGGTCCGGACAGGAACAGCAAAAACATGGAGGTGCCAGCCGCCCCCGGAACCAAGTCAGTTTCCATCG GTTTGGCTGATAATGAGGACAAATCCGATGTGCAGGCCATCATCGAGTCCACGCCAGAGCTGGACATGGACCTCAGTGGCTACAAGGGAgccag CACACCGACTAAAGGCATTGAGAACATAGCGTTTGATCGTAACACAGAGTCCCTGTTTGAGGAGCTGTCCTCCGCTGGCAGTGGCCTGATCGGAGATGTGGACGAGGGGGCCGACCTGTTAG GTATGGGTCGGGAAGTAGAGAACCTAATTCtagaaaacacacagctgctggAAACAAA AAATGCCCTGAACGTGGTGAAGAACGACCTAATTGTGCGCTTGGATGAGCTGATCTGTGAGAAGGAGGGGCTCCAGGACGATCTGGACGCTGTGCTGGAGGCCAAGAGCaagctggaggagaagaacaaggaGCTGGATGATGAGATGAAGAA gatgcgggtggagactGAGGAGGCCAAGAAGAAGACCACAGATGAGGATGAG gAATGGGATGTGCAGAGTGACGTGACGACGGCCCAGAGGAAGCGCTTCACGCGGGTGGAGATGGCCCGTGTGCTGATGGAGAGGAACCAGTACAAGGAGAGGCTCATGGAGCTGCAGGAGGCCGTCAGGTGGACCGAGATGATCCG gGCTTCACGGGGTAACCCTGACACCAGTGAGAAGAAGAAATCCAGCATCTGGCAATT ctTCAGCCGGCTCTTCAGCTCGTCGGGCTCCACGACGACCAGCCCGGCCCTGAGGAAGACTCCGGAGCTGGGCTCCAACGTGAAGTACAACGCCCCTGGCTCCATGATGAGGAAGAGCAGCACCTTCTCGCAATTCCCCACCGAGAAGTCCAAAGCCTTCGACTTCCTCAGCGAAGG GCTGGACCCGTGCAGCTCCCCGTCCCGGCGGGAGATGAAGCGCTCTCAGTACCGCGAGGTGAAGGCCCACGTGCAGAAGGAGGACGGGCGCCAGCAGGCCCACGGCTGGAGCCTCCCCAGCAAGTCCaag GCCACGAATGGAGGACAGGTTGAGAATAAGAACTTGCCTGTTCCTGTGTACCTGAAGCCCCTGGAGCTCAAAGATACTGCCATGAAG gtgTGGTGTGCGGCCGGAGTCAACCTCTCAGGAGGTAGGCTCCGAGACGGGAGCCCCCTGCTGGCGGAGAGCGGCGTAGCAGAGACTGATTGTCTCAAACAGAGGAAAGGTTCCCAGAGCAGCCTGGAccagctggagcagcagccACAG cCGGAGCAGGACCCCCAGGCGGAGATGTCCAGCCGCGTGTGGCTCTGCGCCAGCACCAACTCGGCCACCAAGGTCCTGATCATGGACGCCAGCCAGCCCGGCACGCCGATGGAGAGCTTCTACGTCTGCAACTCCCACGTGCTCTGCATCGCCAGCGTGCCAG GTGTACTGGAGTCGGACTACCCCGCTGGAGAGGAGGTGCCTCAGGACCTGGAGgcggggcaggggcaggggcagggggagggctCTCTGTCGGGCTCGGTGGGCTCTGGGGGCAGCGACGGGGCGCTGAGCGGCGTGTCAGCCGTGGGCTGCACCTCTGAggggccaccagggggcgccacGTCTCAACCCGGGGGATCCCCAGCAGGGCACAGCCCCAGAG TGAATCTCTCCAGGGAGGCCAGTCCGGACGAGGACGGCGTGGCCACGGCCGAGGAGGCGACAGAGGCCacggaggatgaggaggagggccATGGCGCGGAGCCCAGCCAACCTGGCATCTACACGGAGCACGTGTTCACCGACCCGTTAGGTGCCCAGCCTACGGAACCCAactcaaccacagacacacaagccag GGAGGTGCTGGGGGAGGCTGACGGTGGCTCCCCAGACTCCATCCTGCAAGACTCTGCACTAGACGAGAGCCAGAGGATGAGCAGCACCCTGGCCACCATGTGGATGGGCGCCCAGAATGGATG TTTGTACGTTCACTCGGCGGTGGCGCGCTGGAAGAAGTGCCTTCATGCTGTCAAGCTCAAAGATTCCATCTTAAACATTGT GCACGTGAAAGGCCGTGTCCTGGTAGCCCTGTCTGATGGGACTCTGGCCATCTTCCACAGAGGGCAAG ACTGCCAGTGGGACCTGACCAACTACCACCTGCTGGACCTGGGCCGGCCGCACCACTCCATCCGCTGCATGACGGTCGTCCACGATAAGGTGTGGTGTGGCTATCGCAACAAGATCTACATCGTCCAGCCCAAGGCCATGAGGATAGAg AAATCCTTCGATGCCCACCCTCGCAAAGAGAGCCAGGTCCGACAGCTGGCGTGGGTGGGGGACGGCATCTGGGTGTCCATCCGACTGGACTCCACCCTCCGCCTCTTCCATGCCCACACCTTCCAGCACCTCCAGGATGTGGACATCGAGCCGTACGTCAGCAAGATGCTGG GCACGGGCAAGCTGGGCTTCTCCTTCGTGAGGATCACCGCACTCATGGTGTCCTCCAGCAAGCTGTGGGTGGGAACAGGGAACGGCGTCATcatctccatccccctctcagACG GAAACAAATCAGCCCACGGCACCCCGAGCCGCCCAGGCCGTGCTGTCCGTTTCTATGGAGAAGAGAGTGTGGACAATGCCACGCCAGGCTCCTTCGTACCCTATTGCTCCATGGCCCACGCTCAGCTCTGTTTCCATGGCCACCGAGATGCAGTCAAGTTCTTTGTAGCAGTGCCAG GTCAGGTGTCTGTCCCTGGCTTAGCAAGTGTGGAGGTAGGCCCAGCAGACCCTGAGGCCCCGTCGACAGATGCCCAAACACAGCAGCTACCCCAGAGCATGCTGGTGATGAGCGGTGGTGAGGGGTACATCGACTTTAGACAGG gtgaTGAGGGTGGGGAGACGGACGAGCCTCTGGACTCCACCATGATGCGACCAGCGGGCGCCACCAAGACCGAGCGTAGCCACATCATCGTCTGGCAGGTTGCCACTGGTGACGAGTGA